From the Comamonas odontotermitis genome, one window contains:
- a CDS encoding DUF551 domain-containing protein has translation MTSENSEQTAAPIGWISVDDRLPTPGTPVLLDIGSKYPIRAMWAAKHTIEAGDDDTDWGEYVEADDMYYCPEGWYEWNVHEETHWSVSAKAIAWMPLPHPVTKHMEV, from the coding sequence ATGACGAGTGAGAACAGCGAACAGACAGCGGCTCCAATAGGATGGATCAGTGTGGATGACCGCCTGCCAACCCCAGGAACACCTGTGCTTCTGGATATTGGTAGCAAATACCCAATCAGAGCCATGTGGGCTGCCAAGCACACCATCGAAGCAGGCGATGACGACACCGACTGGGGCGAATATGTCGAAGCAGACGATATGTACTACTGCCCCGAAGGCTGGTACGAATGGAACGTTCATGAGGAAACGCACTGGAGTGTGAGCGCCAAAGCTATCGCGTGGATGCCGTTGCCTCATCCGGTCACCAAACACATGGAGGTGTGA
- a CDS encoding ATP-binding protein, translating into MSIATMILGNSGSGKSTSLRNLDPASTLLIQCINKPLPFRASDWRPCTKATPEGNVVRTDKPDAILKVLQGSTQDIVVIDDYQAVLINELISRSAERGYDKFTDIAKNAWEVFQAAGRLADHRRVYILTHTQTDETGQIRMKTVGKMVDSMIVPEGYFTIVLRTEVINSQYLFATQSNGQDCCKSPMGMFADQHIPNDLAEVDKQICEFYGLTATA; encoded by the coding sequence ATGTCCATAGCGACCATGATTCTCGGCAACTCAGGCAGTGGCAAGTCCACCAGCCTGCGCAATCTTGACCCGGCATCAACCCTACTGATCCAGTGCATCAACAAGCCTTTGCCGTTTCGCGCAAGTGACTGGAGGCCTTGCACCAAGGCAACGCCAGAGGGGAATGTTGTCCGCACTGATAAGCCAGACGCGATCCTGAAAGTGCTTCAAGGCAGCACCCAGGACATCGTGGTGATTGATGACTACCAGGCGGTGCTGATCAACGAACTGATCAGCCGAAGTGCCGAGCGCGGCTACGACAAGTTCACTGACATTGCCAAGAACGCATGGGAGGTGTTCCAGGCCGCTGGGCGCCTAGCGGATCACCGCCGTGTCTACATCCTGACACATACGCAGACTGATGAGACTGGGCAGATCCGCATGAAGACCGTCGGCAAGATGGTGGACAGCATGATCGTGCCAGAAGGCTATTTCACCATCGTTCTGCGCACAGAGGTGATCAACAGCCAGTACCTATTTGCTACCCAGTCCAATGGACAGGACTGCTGCAAGTCTCCCATGGGGATGTTTGCGGATCAGCACATTCCCAATGATCTAGCCGAGGTGGACAAGCAGATATGCGAGTTCTACGGCCTCACAGCAACCGCCTAA